The sequence tttaGAATTGAAAGCAATAATAAGAGTAAAAAAACATTACTTTttaattgtaaatttttttataaaatatctgACCTAacacatttatttttaaaacaacatttataatattttataataaattttgtaaaaaaaaacattttattcTTATTTGTCGAATCGGAAAATAAATAttgaataaaacaaatgtaatcaTAATATGAGGGGGAAAAACGTAAAAATTAGCTGAACCACACAAATATCGTAATCGTTGAAGCTTTCATACACGATTTATTCATTAAATCTGAAAAAGTCGCTAACTTGGTTTCGACGTAATTCCTCCAAACTCTAGGGGCAAATACACTAACGTTTGAGTTCCCGCCCAACCCTAGCACCTCTGCACTGCCTCAGTattacatcaaatcaaatcaaaataaaataatctatTTATCGTGCAATTAAagcaataataaaaataaaaatccttcAAAATCTCCACTTGCATTCACTTCTCTCAGTGGCTTGTTGGCTTTCTTCCGTTAGAGAGAACGGAGCagagaaattcaaaaggaaCTCGAAGATCTATACTTTGTCTAGGTGTGTAATGTGCTCTGAAGCATTTGTTTTGGTGATTTTCGAGTATGTGTATGTTTAGGAATGGTTTCGTTGTTTGTGCAAGATTTATGGAATCTTAGCTTATTATCCTCTCGTTTTTGTGAGATTCTTTGTATGTTTCTATGTTTTTGATTCGTTCATTTGCTTGCTGTTAGTGCGAAAGAGAGCTGGTTAAGTTTGAGCTTTCCATTACTggatatatttatttgttaacGAGTTTATGGCGTAGGGTTTTGAGTTTGATGGCTGAGGACGGAGTAAAGAGTGAGGCAATGGCAGATTCCCCGACTTCTGTTCTTGAGGACGAGGTATGATCATTTACTTTATTATCATTGATTTTTCACTTTCTGTTGTTAAATACTCGTGTTCCTTTTGTTTTTGAGTTATACTAGCTTTTTTACTctctttatttttgtttttgaaacgGAATATCTGTGGTTGGAGTACCAATTACAGCAAAAGGGGTCGTCACTTTTAAAAGTGAAGTTTTTGATCAGGCGTGTGTTTTTATTGGGAAGTACctagttttgtttgttttttttttatttaaatatatataatttttggcCTATATATGAGAAGTAGGGATGCTGAGAAAATGCCAAAATATTGGAAAAAGACATTTTTTTAATGACCATGCTTTTATTACTTAGTGAACGTATCTTTGAGGTCTTCtttcaaaacaaataaaaaatctttGAGGTCTTATTTTGTGACTTATCTGATCTACTTTGCTAACTCAATACCATTTTGCTACGTGTATTGTCTACTTGAGTTTACTTGAGTTTTCCATGCGTTAGGTTATCGTGCTATGAAGTTGATCTATTTCTTGACTTTATTTACTTTCTTCTTGCTTCACTGATTTTTTATACCATTACAAACTGAAGGACTGCAAGGGTAACCTTACAAATACAGTGAAGGTAGAAGATTCTTCTCTTGGTTTAAATGCCATGGAAGAGGAGGAAGAGAAGTTAAAGGAAGAGCGGCTGAAAGAAGAAGGGGAAATGGCAAATGTGCCTAAAAAAGAACCTCACTTAAATGAAACCCAATTCACTAAACTGGATGAGCTTTTAACTCAGACGCAACTTTACTCTGAGTTTCTACTGGAAAAAATGAATGACATCACCAAGGTTTTTTCATCACGAGAATCTTAGAATGTGAATTATgttaactgttctctttatttAATTGGTTTCTCAACATGCTAGGATGGGTCAGAGGACGATGGTGAAACTGCTTCTGAAGGCAAGAGAAGCCGCGGTTCCAAAAGAAAGACTAGTTCAAAATGTAGCAATGTAACATATCTTTTTACCTCTTCCGTCAgattttcaagaattttaaattgagtgCTGTTCTGTTGAAGTTCAGCAGCAACTTAATTCATGTTCTTGTTTTGAGTCTTTTGACTGGTTTATACCCTATTGATCTGAGATTCATTATGTGtcttatgttttaatttttcttttgctCCATTTCACTTGATAATAATTGTGCATCCATAGAGGAGGGCCAAAAGAGCTGTTGCAGCCATGCTTACGAGATCTAAAGATGATGGCTCTGAAGATTTGACCCTTACAGATGAAGAGAGAGCTGAGAATGAGCAGGCAAAACTGGTACCTTTGTTAACTGGTGGAAAGTTGAAATCTTATCAAATTAAAGGTGTGAAGTGGATGATCTCTTTGTGGCAAAATGGACTAAACGGGATCCTCGCTGATCAGATGGGACTTGGAAAAACAATTCAGACTATTTCCTTCCTTGCACACCTCAAAGGAAATGGATTACATGGACCTTATTTGATTATTGCTCCTCTTTCCACCCTCTCCAATTGGTTGAGTGAAATAGAAAGGTACTTGACTGTTATTTTCTGCCTCTGGAGATGCCGCAGTATGTTCTCTTTTGCAGCTTGTATGATTGATTGACTATTTCATCCAATTCATCAGGTTTACACCCTCACTGAATGCAATAATTTACCATGGTAATAAGGTAGCAAGGGCTGAAATTGTTAGAAAGTACATGCCTAGGACAATAGGTCCCAATTTTCCTATCATCATTACTTCTTACGAAGTCGCTCTAAGTGATACAAGAAGATATTTGAGGCATTACAGCTGGAAATACCTCGTTGTTGATGAGGTATGTCTAACTGATACAACGAGTCATTCGTCCTGAAATTTGTCTAGCTGCCTGAATTTAAAGAGTTATGGGTCCATTAGTGTTTATTTCGGAAGATGTGATTTTTCTTGAAGGGGCATAGATTGAAGAACTCGAAGAGTAAATTGGTGAAGGAACTGAAACAAGTAGCTTTTGAGAATAAGCTTCTATTGACTGGAACACCTCTGCAAAATAACTTGGCTGAGCTGTGGTCCCTGTTAAATTTCATCCTCCCGGATATTTTTTCATCTCATGAAGAGTTTGAATCTTGGTAATTACCTTCTATTTCATAATTGCAACTTTATTTCTATTCTTCATTGTTATATAAATGTTCACCTGTTGCAAGGTGGTTCTTTATTTCCTTTTTACAAGCATTTCATGTAATATAAGGCTAGACACTGTGTGGTATCATATGCTACATTATACTTTTACATTTGTAGGTCACGGCATCCACTTTAAGTGGTTATTgcattattataatttatatttgaacTTCAGTACATTTTTGGATTGTGATGTCCTCGAGACATACCTACATTTACGTTAAGTTTTCTCCAGTGATCTAGCACTGACAAGTTTCCAATTTGGCATACATATGCCTGAGatggtttggtttggtttggtCTTTACTTTATGGAAGAGCCTGATGCTCACTATGAGAAGTTAATATGTGGCGAAGAATTCATATGTGTgtgttattattgttgttgttgcatCTTTGTATTTGGAGGATGAGTTATAGCGACAGGATTCCACAATTGGCGTTCCCAGGACCTAAAAATTTATGTGGGTGAACAGTGGAAGGGTAATATCTGTCAAGCTGCAACTAGTCTCAATTCCGATTAAACACCTTTTAACTCCTGATTGCTGTTTACGTTGTTTATCATTATTGAGGTATTCCATTAAGTTGCCTCTATATTGTATGGATAATGGCTGAAGTGTTTGTTTTCTGATTATTTGGTTGGTGATGTCAATACCTTCAGGTTCGATTTTTCCGGAAAGTGCAACAATGAGGAGGACATGGAGCAACTGGAAGAGAAACAAAGGGCGCAGGTCCGTTCAAGATGATTGATTTTACTTGAATATGATACCAAGTTTATGAATACTAATGTCATTTTATTCTGGTTTAAATTTGCAGGTGGTAGCAAAACTCCATGCTATTTTGCGTCCTTTCCTTTTACGCAGATTGAAAGCTGACGTTGAACAATTGCTTCCTATGAAAAAAGAGATTATCCTTTATGCGACGCTGACTGAGCATCAGAAGAACTTCCAGGATCATCTCGTCAATCGGACATTGGAAAGTCACCTTAGAGAAAGAACAGATTCTGGTGTTCACTTCTTTGCCATTGAAATTCATGTGCAGAATTTATTTGTTACTTACCGAATTCTTTAGCAAGCATTTTTTAGTGGTGATTCTCCTCAAAAGAACCAAAAACTTCGAACAAAGTAGCAATTATGTATCTCTCTTCGTCCGTTTATTTGGATCTATTCAAATGCAAAATCCTTTTAGCCCCAACGCTAAATTCAATATCCTCTGCTTGTTCTGTTTTTATGTACGAATATCTCAGTTCATGATTGCATTGTTTTAGTCAAAGTGTGATGATGACCTGAAAGACTGATTTTGTGTACCTGCAGCTCATAACGGCATGAAAGGAAGGCTAAATAATTTGATGGTTCAACTAAGGAAGAACTGCAACCACCCTGACCTTTTGGAGTCCTCGTTTGATAGTTCTGGTAATTGATCAGCCCATTGAAGTTCATTTAATGAGAGTAATTAAAGTGCTTCATAACCTTTCAATCTCCTATATTTTCTGTCAGGCTTTTATCCTCCAATGCaacagataattgagcagtgtgGCAAATTTCAGTTATTGGACAGATTATTGGCTAAGCTGCTTGCTCGCAATCACAAAGTACTGTGAACCTTGTTCCTTTGTATGAAGGTCTGTGGTTTAATGGCCAAattcttttattattatatctttaaaTCGGTGAAACAGGTTTTGATATTTTCTCAATGGACCAAGATTCTGGATATAATGGACTACTATTTTAGTGAAAAGGGATTAGAGGTTTGCAGAATTGATGGCAATGTTAGATTGGAAGAGCGAAGAAGACAAGTatggttgttttatatatatttatttgcttTCAGTCTGTCCTCTATTTTCTCTATCACTTGCACTTTCTTCCGCTGGTTTGAAGAATATCTGAGTTTCTGGTTTGCAtttgttaaatttttatatgttgTAGCAGTGTTGTAAATGGCGGTGGGGTTCCGCCTGGGAcgttgattattttttatacgTGATTATATATAATCATGTAAATTGTAATATATGCATATGCATAAATAATCTTCATACAACACAATAAGCTTATACAAGGtgcaaataataaatatatgcaTACAACTTTTTCAAGATAATTAACAAAGATTGGAAGTTCTAAATGACGGCGGGTGATTCGCCGCAGCGGCAGTGTGGGCGGTTCGAGGCGGGGTTTGCGGCACTTGTGGGTGATTGGGTTGACTATTTTGTTTTGAAGAGAAGGTGTATGATGTATTCATAATTagggtttttaaaattttgttgacTTTGTTAAACATCACACCTTCAACCACCTAAGGCAAAGACGGTGCAGTCGATGGCCGATTCCCGCCTAGGAGGCTGCCTCAACTGCCATATAGAACAAGTTTGTATTGTAGTTGTATGAGTTCATACCTGTTTTGTACTGTTAGTGGTAGTCATAATTTGAGAACACAATCTTAAATCTTTTGTTGATGTTTATGAACGGTTTTTCTGCTCTGCCTTCAACTTCACAAGGTGCACCTGACTCTCTGACTCTTACTCCATTTGTCTTGACTCTTGAGAATAAGAAACTATGATTGGTTATTTGTTTCTCAACTATCATGTCACTTGTTATGCCTTTCTACTGTACTACTTGCAACAATTGTCACTTGTTATGCCTTTCTACGGTTCTACCGTACTACTTGCAACAATTGCATATCTTTACCTCACACTTTCTATtgaattttgttattttctgGTTCCACATTCCAAACTTTAATGATGCTTACtgttaattaaaataagaaactTATTCTCTATGCTCTTGTGCTCCATGTTTGCTGGCGGCTGATTACTCATGTATATGAATTGATTTGACCTGTCAATTAATCATTGAATCTAAACAGATAAATGAATTCAACGATGTCAACagcgattataaaatttttctcctTAGCACCCGTGCTGGTGGGCTTGGTATTAATCTCACTGCTGCCGATACCTGCATTCTATATGATAGTGATTGGGTACTTCCTTCTACCACTCTTTTCATCTATCTCTGtctctctctcacacacacactGACGCACATGTACCCACAACCTCTAAACTGCTGTGTTATTTGTACTGGTGGTGCTACAGTACCATTTGGCATTCAAcagaaaaattatgaaaaaaattattttttgaaatgtgATGTTTAACAAAGTGATGGTGTAATGACAAGAGAAAAGGATAAAACAAATTGATTATCTGAAAACTGTAGAGAGAAAAATGGTTGATTGCACAGTAACTATATTTTTTTGATCTAATTAATCGATAGAtggttttgaattttttatgtgaTTTTTGTGTGtggattaattaatttttgagtcAAGCTGAGAGGGGTTTGATTGAAAGCCCAAACAACTGGGGCTCTTATTATTTCTTTCTTATCCTTGTATTTTTTTCCCCTTATGTCTATAATGTCAATATTCTGAAAGTTTAATTGCTTTTGTATTCCAGAATCCTCAGATGGATTTACAGGCTATGGACCGATGTCACCGAATAGGTCAAACAAAACCCGTTCATGTTTACAGACTGTCTACCGCTCAATCTGTGGAGGTGCCTAATAACTGACATTCTTCTCTGTTCTCTTTTTTCTTGCTTTATGTTTCAGTTATTTCATGCTTATGGTTTATCACATGTGAACAAATTACTATCATATACTCTTAGGGTCGAATTTTGAGAAGAGCTTTTAGCAAGTTGAAGCTTGAACATGTTGTGATTGGAAAGGGACAGTTTCAGCAAGAAAAATCCAAAGCTGATGGAACAGACGCTATGACGGTCTGTGCTATTTCCTCATCTTGTGTGTTATTTTTTGTGCTTCCAAAGTTTTTGTTGTGTGTAACTCTTCTGAAATCTCTTTGTTTTTGTTGTGTATTGTTCGCTGAAGATAGTATTTTCAATGTCGTTATTCTTGTCTTTCTGTAGTAATTGCTTTGGCTCTATTTTGGGCTCTCTGAACATTTTAAGTTGTCCTCACGGTTGAATGGTCGCCAAAGTTCTTTTTTTATGCTCTTATTGTTcggaattaaaaaattatttctatatAGGTACAAATGGCTCAGCCATTCATTTTACTTTTGGAAATGGATTAATTTTGGTGTTATTTTTCTAGGAAGAGGAGTTGCTAGCAATCCTTcgtgatgatgaagatgaaaGAGACAGATGGATTCAGACCGATATCAGTGATGAAGACCTTGAAAGAGTTCTGGATCGCAGTGATCTGGTCGTGAAATCATCGGAAGAGGATGAGAAGTCTGCATCCAAATCAACTGTTATTCCTCTGAAGGGACCTGGTTGGGAGGTGGTAATCCCAACTGCGACTGGAGGAGTGCTCACCAGCCTAACCGGTCAATAACACAACATATCGATAGCTTTTGTCCTTGAAGGAACACACAACATTCTATCCAGTCCTTATGTATGCTCAAGTTCCCTCTCCTTTTTGTCAGCATTTTGTGAGGGAATGACTTCTCTAACCGATTATTAATATTGTAAAATTCACGGTCGGTTGAAGGCTGTTGGTACTTGGTAGGAACAATATGTGAAATTCCTTGAAAAACTTAACAGGATTTCACCTGGGATTCTTGTAGTTTTTTAATTGTCCTGGTGATGTGCTGGACAGAGGCTAAAACCATTTACTCCCAACAATTcaaagatatatatattcacGAAACACGAATACACACATACATAGACATGATTTAAAAGCATAATTTTACATGATGAAAACTAGAATAACAATCTCCAGGGAGAGAACTGGATCAAACATCATTCTTGATAGAAGAACTGTACCCCGTGTCATGATATCTATCCCACAGCATTACGCCTCCATATTTTGCGGAACCTGTTATCGTGGGAAGCAATTGTGAAATAAGTTCTTCTGCAGGAACAAATCCCGTACCAGCAGCATCCTGAGATGCTGGTAAACCAAGAAATATCCTTCCTGCTGGGATCGAGTTCCAATCCTTCCATGCGTCTTCAAAGCTCGAGACTCCAGAAGAGTATTGGCAAGGAGGATTGTTGTAGAATTGCACCCAAACGTAGTCGAAAAGTCCTGTCTGAAGTGCATTACCAATGTAGTAATCAGGGAAAGGGCACTGTGGTGCTGCAGTAAGGTACACTTTCTTCCCATTCTTACCATAGTTTGAAAGGTATCGTGCTAAATCGTCCCAGTACAGGTTTGTTCCTCCCTCGATGTCAAAGTCGATCCCATCCAAAACTGCGTCACCTAATGGCCGTGAAGATGACGTTCCACCCAAAAAATTGTTCCAAAGATAAGTTGCAACTTGTCTGGCATCAGCGGCAGAGGAGAGGTAGTAACTTCCGGCCCCTCCCCCGATCGAAAGCATGACTTTTATGCCTTTCGCCTGACAGGACTTGATTTCGGAACTTAAACCAGTGCAGCCATTCGTGTAAGGATCACAATGACCTGCAAGATTGATCATTGGCGTCTGGCCATTGCCAAATGTAGGGAGAAAAGCTATGTTTACGAACTCATAGTTTCCGGTGGCGCAGGTTTTGGCTAATGTGCCTTCATTTCCATTCTGTCCCCAATAGACTGCGATTTTCCCGGCATGGGAATGTGACAGAATGAGGCAAACTGAGATGAATAATGTGACTGCAGTGAGTGGATTTGGTGCCATTAATTGGTGGTTAGCAAgttcttgattttggtgagattggtattttttgtgtgtgtaaatCTGTGGGAGATTTCAGGTTTATATAGAAGGTGGTGGTCCTAAATGCACCAAGTGCTGCCGCAGAATTCAAGATTAGAGCAGCGTAGTATTTTGTTTAGCGTAGGTGGGCTGCCGCTGCCGCCGAATTTGGAGACTCCTGGTTCAATTTCCGTGCCTGTTGGCACATTGATAAAGGTTAAATATAACGGACAAATTTATTTCATCAAAATATAATCTTAAAAACATATgagatttaggtagtgtttgagagaactTTTAGTAAGCATTTTTCggtttttcttaacaaaatttcacaaaatttcaaaattttgttaacgaaatGCTGAAAAGTGTTTCttagaagctctctcaaacactaccttaataaCTAAATTCTACAACTCTTAGTATGTCCATGTGTGCTTAGTTGAAGATtattccaaaattaattttgaaatggattcttaaatatcaaaatttgaGGTTCAAAAATTAGAATAATTATCAAACCAAAGTATTCGTATATCTTATCATGTATATGATTATAATATGAAGTGGGAGAGGACCCGTGGGTAGGGTTGGCATATCGTACCGAAATACCGGAATTTTAACATACCGtatcgaaatttttttgatatacagacattttttcgatatatcgaattttttttcggtatctatactgtattaatatgtattttttttgtaCCAAAGTTTTGGAATTTTACTATCagtatcggtatgaatttttttcatatcaatatttgtagtaaggtataccgaaaaaccacCCCTACCCGTGGGTGTGCAGTGTGCACCAATGGAATCGGCTCGCAAAATAGTTTGTTTTGTATATGAATTTCTCGAAAATTTGAGGCTAACGATTCAGCTTTAATATTTTAATGatgttatataattatatattaaataaatattgaacATTTCAAGTATTTATTTTCGAACAATTATTTTTTGACGGGTATTTTCGAACAATTTAAGATATTAAAATCATTTTGAgctttcctaaaaaaaaaaaaaatcattttgagcTGAATTGAACTCTAATTTGAGCTAAAAAAAACCTACTAAAGTAACTTCAAATGAAACTCAAGTTTGAATTTACCTGATTTGAATCGAATttgagttttgattttgatatccTTTGTTCAGACATATATGATATATCATGTTAAATCAAAAAAGCCTTGACgtaaaatttttcattttttcaatACATAAACAAATGGATAAAAATAATTGcgtaataaattatatatatttactctaacaaaatttaatatatttcttatatataatatgaccagttaattttaatttgatataTAGTCTTTAAATGAGCAGCTAATTCCAAAAAATtttactcaataattaaaaaaggTTCCATTGCCGGGAATCGAACCCGGGTCTCCTGGGTGAAAGCCAGATATCCTAACCGCTGGACGACAATGGATCGTTGAAACTCATTCTGAagttaatttattaattataactTACCATCCATCTTCCCTAAAGTTCACTTTTTAGCAGGTAATAAAACTAGAATTTAATGGTTTCCCAAAACCCCACACCGAATCGGCAAAAAACCAAATTCCAATCTGAAAATCATCGTTTCCGAGCAAATCTCCAGTCGATTGACGATTCTCCTGCTGAATCTGCTTTCTTTGATCCAATTCGGTTCAAGTGGACTCTGATATCGGGGAGGATTGGGATCCGGTAGGTGGAGCAACTCGATGATAACTCGGTCCAAGCTCGTGGAGCAACTGAGAGATTACCAGATCCGATCCCAGCACAAGTGGCCGGCTCTCACCGTATTCTCTCCCAAACCCATTCTCTCCACCAGGTAATTGCATGCTTTTGATCTTCGTTGTGTTTCATAGCTAAATTGCATATGtattatattttggtaatttGGTGATTATGTTGGAAATTTTTGTGTTCTATTTTCGTTCATACAGTAGCAATTTTATTCCGTTGGGGTTTTATTGGTAGTATTTGCATATTATTACAACTAAATTAGAAATGACTGGAATTTTGGTAAATTCCTGAAAAGATGCAAGTTTTTTCTTGGTTCAGAATCGGAATTTTGAATTGACTGTATACATGTGGTTTTGAACTATATTTAGGATCACATCTTTATTGAGAGTAACAACTCCTGGGAGCTAGAACTGTAATCAATTTCTCATGCATAATGTATTACTCATTTGTCAAAATAAGTATCTCTCAATCGCACTTTTGAAAATACATAAAGATTTTAATGTTCAGCCATTTCTCGAATAACCGTCTGAAGACTTTGTACTGTAATGAAATTGTCTATGCAACCTATGGTAATCGGGCAAAAGAAGTTGCAACTATTTGTTAGTGattttggtttatcaatctgactTGTTTCTTCCAGCAACCAATTTGGTACACTGGTCGGCCTGCTGGTAATGATACTAACTCTTTTCTGTCTTTATCCTTTATTTTTAACTCCCTTCTTTCCTTGTTTCTATTTAGTTCTAATGCCATCGGGCTTTTCTTCTGTTATTTCACTGTGTTGTTTTTGCACTTTCTCAGGACTGATGTTGCGGTGTCTATCTTTTGGGCCTTGCTCTTTATTGTACTTCTAGTTTCCTCGTATAGTACCCTCTACTTGAAATATTACTGGATTTCCTTCATTATCATGTGCCTTGGCATCCTTATTCCTATACGTTTGAGAATTTTGCGGCAGTCGCTTGCGAGAAAAAGGGACAGAAGATTGTTGCTACCTTTATCCATGTGAATGTTCTCAACTATTGCCTTGCAATAGACACTTATTTACCTGCTGTAAACAGAGGTTTCACTTCGTGGGAAGCCCACTCTGCAACCTCGTTATTATTGATTTGCTGACTGCTAATATTGGTGGGGCTCTTTCCGACCCTTTTTCTCATTGAATTTATATAGAGCAATCTAGAGTTGCTGGAGCAAGACAAAACAACTAGCTTGCACCGTCGCTCAAGTGATCAGAAATAGAAACTCTCTTGTACTCATTTACCAATAGTGGGAATAACTACCCCCGATTGACTTCCTTCTTGTTTTCACCATCTCCTGGTTGTAAATAATGACTGGACCAGGTACATTTTTACTCCAGATGAACTCAACATGAACCTAGGGAAATACCAAATTGCCAAGTATCTGATATGGTAAACTGTGAACAAGAGCCTTTGGATTCTGCAAGAACAGAAAAACTGTTTTTGTATTCCAACGTTTTGCTGAAAGAGGGGCTCAAGAGCAGATCTGTTCGATTTTTCTGTCCTGAAGAACTAGTTAGTTTCTCGTAGTTGCCCGACTTTTTATTTATACTGTCGTAGTTTTCGTACAGATGATGTGATTCCATATACACTTACTCTTTTTGTTAGTTATTTTGTATTGATTCCAATGCGTTGATTTTTTTCGAAAGAGATGAGTTGATATACTGTTTAATTTGATAATTTCATAGGCCATAATAAATTGGTTTATGATTCAAATTAGTTTTGATTTAATCATTTTTAGACTATGCCTACTTACACGTGAACATGACCCAATGCTTCCTGCTTTACCAAAAATTTTAGCATTTGACATGGTGGAATATAAGTAGAGCCGTTAAATGGGTCAATCCATGGTGGGGCGGGCCGGAAATCCTCAACACAACCCAAtccaaggtgggttgcgggttaagCGGGCCGGCCCGTGAGTTGGCtcacaacaaataaaaataaataaataaaattataattaattataaatatcatttcataaataaatattaatataaatatattaataaaaatttaaattattgatttcatgtgtgtatattttatataaagtaattaatacaaaaaattcataacttttattaaaaaaatacatatatcataataaaaataaaaataaattattaatcctCCAGGTCCGCGGGCCAACCCGCGCTGGTCGCGGCCTCGCGGGCCTTGGCGAGTTGGCCCATCTAGGTCCAgcttttgttgggttgaaaaaatgtcaacccaacccacttaaattgtgtggtGGGCCGGGCCGACCCGACGGGCCcaacccaaattgacggctccAAATATAAAAAGCAGTCATTTTAAGCAGTATGGTTCGATCGTACTCTTTGCTAAAATAATTACTGCAATCTAAAAATCATTTTCTCAAACATTAAACTCCTTACTATCAATCGATCAATGATGATTGAATGTGTATTCTTCAGTCCCATTATCAATTATGAATCTGGTGGGAAGGTGCTCGATTCTACAAAGTGTGGCCTAATAGTTGGCTGCACTTATAGGCTAGTTACAAATAGCCTTACATATTCGTGACACATTTATATACACACCAATCCATACATCACCAACTCTATCTCTCCAtggtaggtccagattgcaatCACGGAAGCTTCAAGAGTTGCATTCCTAGTTTAGTCATTGTACAAAAATCAATCCCTACACAAAAAGTGAGATGTAAATAATAGTTCTCTCGAAAATTGAAAGATGATAGGCTCGAGAAAATGACATTGTTGGTTTCATAATttgcacttttttttttattttttgtgatcAATCAATTCATGAATTTAGTCCTTTTAACTTatcatttttttcataaaaaatagtttttttcacCAGAATATTCACGTGATATCtgatatgttagcaatgttcaGTGtcacatcaatatttttttaacgtTACGTCAATATTTTCTGCTCTACGTTAGCATTCCATTAACAAAAATGTCTaaaattgaacaaaaaaatGCTAGTCAATGCACcaaaattgtgaattttttgACAACATATAagaccaaaaatataatttttgatgGTGAAAATTAcatattgtttttaaaaaaaaattaaaggttGATAAATTCAGATTGTAAACGTGGAAAGGAATAGTATGATCAGCATAAGTGGTTTGATCCGGTTTAGTCAAAAATATAGAATGTCTGCCACTGCTGTGCttctcaactcttccaaacccTTTCAAGTCCACTGATAATCTATGGACTAATGAAAATCACATTATGGTGATTTT comes from Henckelia pumila isolate YLH828 chromosome 4, ASM3356847v2, whole genome shotgun sequence and encodes:
- the LOC140862087 gene encoding acidic endochitinase-like, with the protein product MAPNPLTAVTLFISVCLILSHSHAGKIAVYWGQNGNEGTLAKTCATGNYEFVNIAFLPTFGNGQTPMINLAGHCDPYTNGCTGLSSEIKSCQAKGIKVMLSIGGGAGSYYLSSAADARQVATYLWNNFLGGTSSSRPLGDAVLDGIDFDIEGGTNLYWDDLARYLSNYGKNGKKVYLTAAPQCPFPDYYIGNALQTGLFDYVWVQFYNNPPCQYSSGVSSFEDAWKDWNSIPAGRIFLGLPASQDAAGTGFVPAEELISQLLPTITGSAKYGGVMLWDRYHDTGYSSSIKNDV
- the LOC140862084 gene encoding ATP-dependent DNA helicase DDM1-like, producing the protein MAEDGVKSEAMADSPTSVLEDEDCKGNLTNTVKVEDSSLGLNAMEEEEEKLKEERLKEEGEMANVPKKEPHLNETQFTKLDELLTQTQLYSEFLLEKMNDITKDGSEDDGETASEGKRSRGSKRKTSSKCSNRRAKRAVAAMLTRSKDDGSEDLTLTDEERAENEQAKLVPLLTGGKLKSYQIKGVKWMISLWQNGLNGILADQMGLGKTIQTISFLAHLKGNGLHGPYLIIAPLSTLSNWLSEIERFTPSLNAIIYHGNKVARAEIVRKYMPRTIGPNFPIIITSYEVALSDTRRYLRHYSWKYLVVDEGHRLKNSKSKLVKELKQVAFENKLLLTGTPLQNNLAELWSLLNFILPDIFSSHEEFESWFDFSGKCNNEEDMEQLEEKQRAQVVAKLHAILRPFLLRRLKADVEQLLPMKKEIILYATLTEHQKNFQDHLVNRTLESHLRERTDSAHNGMKGRLNNLMVQLRKNCNHPDLLESSFDSSGFYPPMQQIIEQCGKFQLLDRLLAKLLARNHKVLIFSQWTKILDIMDYYFSEKGLEVCRIDGNVRLEERRRQINEFNDVNSDYKIFLLSTRAGGLGINLTAADTCILYDSDWNPQMDLQAMDRCHRIGQTKPVHVYRLSTAQSVEGRILRRAFSKLKLEHVVIGKGQFQQEKSKADGTDAMTEEELLAILRDDEDERDRWIQTDISDEDLERVLDRSDLVVKSSEEDEKSASKSTVIPLKGPGWEVVIPTATGGVLTSLTGQ